Proteins encoded by one window of Carcharodon carcharias isolate sCarCar2 chromosome 30, sCarCar2.pri, whole genome shotgun sequence:
- the LOC121271412 gene encoding uncharacterized protein LOC121271412, with protein sequence MAWWWALNVLWTVGILGRSMSRPGSKVKHEAGALGQIVSWETSDQERRQDNFTCPSGQQCDIMTITSNCTLYQCKGIFEDANTTVAPGCVLTIHTWVNMCSQGQCHEGGIEWTTIITNQEMKITNGTPITGRGPMDWLIRKESRIPKHQPPSTTSLFDVRICVGDSTNCGVCDVVTTVPKVHHTHLAPIASTCQTMASTAAQTNVHWQVRLPVIPECNPKRRRRAWYDTLLGGAGTVMGISNAIDSEVTRAKLSSTGQATAQGLYTIGRWMPSAMMTQEETARILLHSLKWELDVWDSTQRLFQNFTVQMNWTICGIQMLHAHLQKERFLRIVTSPNVQAWRGVWNVSEKLWMNTYPDKTWCNATLCKGHFVTLNVTDFVTVCRYYVLPVITSDGYYFLKTKGNWFSPDTNLTYDLSACEQADQGKACLLMDRYRDPCLTEDTALCEWMIEAPRDMMWQIGPHTLCVATSHAHALLPTTPFSGCLTGIYRWRWQNHTYLLTNYSGTQHLTTMQWQVWLHPWSISLERFKQALDRSEELKQILRQHQINVTRVTVSTFIHGQKVVHAAHVVEVESAHHWWDLFNGLSTTARRSLFPPLFILIGVLVILTCCNILTCTYVCRVRQQLEQNMYML encoded by the coding sequence ATGGCATGGTGGTGGGCCCTGAACGTGCTATGGACTGTTGGAATCCTGGGTCGGAGTATGTCAAGACCCGGGTCGAAAGTAAAGCACGAGGCCGGCGCTCTGGGGCAGATCGTCAGCTGGGAAACCAGTGACCAAGAGCGAAGGCAGGACAATTTTACATGCCCCTCCGGGCAACAATGTGACATTATGACTATCACCAGCAATTGCACGTTATATCAGTGCAAAGGCATTTTTGAAGACGCAAACACCACAGTGGCCCCGGGCTGTGTACTGACTATTCACACCTGGGTGAATATGTGTTCCCAAGGACAATGTCATGAGGGTGGTATTGAATGGACTACTATTATCACCAACCAAGAAATGAAGATTACCAATGGGACGCCAATTACTGGCAGAGGCCCAATGGACTGGTTGATCAGGAAAGAGTCTCGTATCCCGAAACATCAACCGCCTTCGACGACATCGTTATTTGACGTTAGAATATGTGTCGGTGACAGCACTAACTGTGGGGTATGCGATGTTGTAACAACTGTACCAAAGGTACACCACACGCACCTGGCCCCTATAGCGTCGACTTGTCAGACCATGGCCAGCACCGCCGCACAAACCAATGTACATTGGCAAGTCCGACTGCCAGTCATACCCGAATGTAACCCTAAACGGCGACGACGGGCGTGGTACGATACCTTGttaggaggggcagggacagtaaTGGGGATATCCAATGCCATAGACTCTGAAGTGACCCGTGCTAAATTATCCAGTACGGGGCAAGCAACTGCACAAGGCCTGTACACTATTGGCCGATGGATGCCGTCGGCCATGATGACGCAGGAAGAGACTGCACGAATTTTGCTGCATTCCTTAAAATGGGAATTGGACGTGTGGGATTCGACTCAACGGCTGTTCCAAAATTTTACTGTACAGATGAACTGGACAATTTGCGGTATCCAAATGCTGCATGCACATTTGCAAAAAGAACGATTTTTACGAATAGTCACTTCGCCTAATGTTCAGGCCTGGCGAGGGGTGTGGAACGTATCTGAGAAATTATGGATGAACACCTATCCGGACAAAACATGGTGTAATGCAACGCTGTGTAAAGGACATTTTGTAACCTTGAATGTAACTGATTTTGTGACGGTGTGCCGATATTACGTATTGCCGGTCATTACATCTGATGGATATTACTTTCTCaaaacaaaagggaattggttcagTCCGGACACCAATCTTACCTATGACTTGTCCGCGTGTGAGCAGGCGGATCAAGGAAAGGCCTGTCTGTTGATGGATCGATATCGAGACCCGTGCCTTACAGAAGACACGGCTTTGTGTGAATGGATGATTGAGGCACCCCGAGATATGATGTGGCAGATTGGTCCCCATACGCTCTGTGTGGCCACTAGTCATGCCCATGCCTTACTCCCGACGACCCCTTTTTCAGGTTGCCTTACTGGCATCTATCGATGGCGGTGGCAGAACCATACTTACCTATTGACCAATTACAGCGGAACGCAACACCTCACCACTATGCAGTGGCAGGTATGGCTGCACCCTTGGAGTATCTCGCTAGAGCGTTTTAAACAGGCCCTCGATCGCTCGGAAGAGCTAAAGCAGATATTGCGACAACATCAAATCAATGTTACCCGGGTGACTGTGTCCACCTTTATACATGGCCAAAAGGTAGTACACGCTGCTCATGTAGTAGAGGTGGAATCCGCCCATCACTGGTGGGATCTGTTCAATGGGCTGTCAACTACGGCACGACGTTCCCTATTTCCTCCGTTGTTCATTTTAATCGGAGTTTTAGTGATTCTGACCTGTTGTAATATACTGACCTGTACGTATGTTTGCCGTGTGcggcagcaactggaacaaaacATGTACATGTTATAA